A part of Myxococcus landrumus genomic DNA contains:
- a CDS encoding RNA polymerase sigma factor, which yields MPHRAWTLMGAAHAELLAAAARGDDEALAVLVRAYHDRVYRFGLRVCRDGYDADDAVQEAFTKLARRPEVQRDAGVLSWLMSVVRHACLRMLRPFARERRALGAGPEGDAVLAPDVVDPQQALERWELIQSVHAAIAGLAPAYREVLIMRDLEGLSGDEVCRALGLELATMKTRLHRARSQLREELLRRGAWHRPSE from the coding sequence GTGCCCCATCGAGCCTGGACGTTGATGGGCGCCGCACACGCAGAGCTGCTCGCCGCCGCGGCAAGGGGAGATGACGAAGCCCTTGCCGTGCTGGTGCGTGCGTACCACGACCGGGTGTACCGGTTCGGCCTGCGTGTGTGCCGCGACGGCTACGACGCGGACGATGCCGTGCAGGAGGCCTTCACGAAGCTCGCGAGGCGCCCCGAGGTGCAGCGGGACGCGGGCGTCCTCTCGTGGCTGATGAGCGTGGTGCGCCATGCCTGCCTGCGCATGCTCCGTCCCTTTGCCCGCGAGCGCCGGGCCCTGGGCGCGGGGCCCGAGGGGGACGCGGTCCTCGCGCCCGACGTGGTCGACCCGCAGCAGGCACTCGAGCGATGGGAGCTCATCCAGTCCGTCCATGCGGCCATCGCGGGCCTCGCGCCCGCATACCGCGAGGTGCTCATCATGCGAGACCTCGAAGGCCTGTCCGGCGACGAGGTCTGCAGGGCCCTGGGGTTGGAGCTGGCCACCATGAAGACCCGGCTTCACCGGGCGCGGAGCCAACTGCGCGAGGAGCTGCTCCGCCGGGGTGCGTGGCATCGGCCCTCCGAGTAA
- a CDS encoding 5'-methylthioadenosine/S-adenosylhomocysteine nucleosidase family protein, whose protein sequence is MASDSSDLRTAFPSPPKYDDVSTEELETLLRDIDVLVLTTTDVERMALHEAMRPLPGRTGLVEGSIKLVTYRLGLLGRYAVAHVESTQGSQARDGSLLTVNDAILVVAPKAVIVVGIAFGLNPGAQELGDVIMAETVTPYERQRLNADGTRTPRGLPLVTGIHLAECFRTRCVDWELTRAQGKVKVFRGEMLSGEKLCDNKAFRDSLAKTYPNALAGEMEGAGAYAAAARGNVEIILVKAICDWGDGTKTKEWQPFAAGAAVSLVEHVLNKRNVLTGLGAREHSLPGEGAPAMAGGPTPVASSAFTNPPRAPRPMFLAESGVTEADAPVALVGCAMVQYPDKLASLVEKLREDLLHDRYVPEEEKQRLKNHGFQPGADQDVTRRRMMELLSVADFDLFVFYSRKSSVSRSEEALRGALLNHLLESRLSHPKWPIAAISGRIPRLPESLQAFKAASGPRRPTVDIPPSQVPTKASPILLVTQYACDIVRARLAQVLAGPPYPPQSDATRIRTKLRMAEDIDTGERFHRERPLP, encoded by the coding sequence GTGGCCTCCGACTCCAGTGACCTCCGCACCGCGTTTCCTTCTCCGCCGAAGTACGACGACGTGTCCACGGAGGAACTGGAGACGTTGCTCCGCGATATCGACGTGCTCGTGCTCACGACCACGGACGTGGAGCGGATGGCACTTCATGAAGCGATGCGGCCGCTTCCAGGCCGGACAGGCCTGGTCGAGGGTTCAATCAAGCTTGTCACCTATCGCTTGGGACTGCTTGGCCGGTACGCAGTCGCCCACGTCGAGAGTACGCAAGGGAGCCAGGCGCGAGATGGCTCATTGTTGACGGTGAACGACGCCATTCTCGTGGTCGCTCCCAAGGCAGTCATCGTCGTCGGGATTGCATTCGGGCTCAACCCGGGCGCGCAAGAACTCGGTGACGTCATCATGGCCGAAACCGTCACCCCCTATGAACGTCAGCGACTCAACGCGGACGGCACGAGGACACCCCGAGGTCTACCCCTTGTCACGGGCATCCACCTCGCCGAGTGCTTCAGGACCCGCTGTGTGGATTGGGAGCTGACACGGGCTCAGGGCAAGGTGAAGGTCTTCCGAGGGGAGATGCTCTCAGGCGAGAAGCTGTGCGACAACAAAGCCTTTCGAGACAGCCTGGCAAAGACCTACCCCAATGCGCTCGCCGGAGAGATGGAAGGTGCCGGCGCGTATGCGGCCGCTGCTCGCGGGAATGTGGAAATCATCTTGGTCAAAGCCATCTGTGATTGGGGGGATGGCACCAAGACCAAGGAGTGGCAGCCATTCGCGGCTGGGGCCGCGGTCTCCCTGGTCGAGCATGTCCTCAACAAGCGCAACGTCCTGACCGGGCTCGGCGCACGAGAACACAGCCTTCCGGGCGAAGGGGCCCCCGCCATGGCAGGGGGGCCGACCCCCGTGGCCTCCAGTGCTTTCACCAATCCCCCGCGCGCCCCTCGTCCCATGTTCCTGGCCGAATCAGGAGTCACCGAGGCAGATGCTCCCGTCGCCCTCGTTGGCTGCGCCATGGTCCAGTACCCCGACAAGCTCGCGTCCCTGGTGGAGAAGCTGCGCGAGGATCTCCTCCACGACCGCTATGTCCCCGAGGAGGAGAAGCAAAGACTGAAGAATCATGGGTTCCAGCCGGGGGCGGACCAGGACGTCACTCGCCGCCGGATGATGGAGTTGCTCTCCGTCGCGGACTTCGACCTCTTCGTCTTCTATTCCAGGAAGTCCTCCGTGAGCAGAAGCGAGGAGGCGCTTCGCGGGGCACTCCTCAATCACTTGCTGGAGAGTCGGTTGTCCCATCCGAAGTGGCCCATCGCCGCGATTTCCGGCCGCATCCCTCGGTTGCCCGAGTCTCTCCAGGCCTTCAAGGCCGCGTCTGGCCCGCGCCGCCCAACGGTCGACATCCCTCCGTCCCAAGTGCCAACAAAGGCGTCGCCCATCCTGCTCGTGACGCAGTACGCCTGTGACATCGTCCGGGCTCGACTGGCGCAGGTCCTGGCAGGACCTCCCTATCCGCCTCAGTCGGACGCCACCCGCATCCGCACCAAGCTCCGAATGGCCGAGGACATCGACACCGGCGAGCGCTTTCACCGGGAGCGCCCGTTGCCTTGA
- a CDS encoding SDR family oxidoreductase: protein MITGGGRGLGRVFTRSFVEAGANVIITGRNQRTLGEVSQELGGLETRVFDISDASATRAAFDDIHQTHGAIDVLVNNAGICNPPGSFWETPLKDWESTLDVNLKGTVYCTHVALQVMVTQGNGIIINLASSAGVFRWPTCSAYSVSKASIVKLTENLSYETRHHGVSLFAYHPGLVHSTGLGADHLINPAPEDSPLGLAQKWFTVERQAGRTVDAQQSIGNLLKLASGTCAALSGCYLTVHDDLERLMADREPLRTDNLMLRVRQHSPPERLPRS from the coding sequence GTGATTACCGGCGGAGGCCGAGGGCTGGGCCGTGTCTTCACCCGGAGTTTCGTGGAGGCGGGCGCCAACGTCATCATCACCGGACGCAATCAGCGGACGCTCGGCGAGGTGTCCCAGGAGCTGGGGGGGCTGGAGACACGCGTCTTCGACATCTCCGATGCCTCCGCCACCCGGGCCGCGTTCGACGACATCCACCAGACCCATGGTGCCATCGACGTGCTGGTGAACAACGCGGGCATCTGCAATCCACCCGGCTCCTTCTGGGAGACGCCCCTCAAGGATTGGGAGTCCACCTTGGACGTCAACCTGAAGGGCACGGTGTACTGCACTCACGTGGCCCTCCAGGTCATGGTGACGCAGGGAAACGGAATCATCATCAACCTGGCCAGCAGCGCCGGCGTCTTCCGCTGGCCCACCTGCTCCGCCTACTCCGTCAGCAAGGCCTCCATCGTCAAGCTGACGGAGAACCTCTCCTACGAGACGCGCCACCACGGTGTCTCCCTCTTCGCCTACCACCCGGGCCTGGTGCACTCCACGGGGCTCGGCGCGGACCACCTCATCAACCCCGCTCCCGAGGACAGTCCCCTGGGCCTGGCACAGAAGTGGTTCACCGTGGAGAGACAAGCCGGCAGGACCGTGGACGCCCAACAGAGCATCGGCAACCTGCTCAAGCTGGCGAGCGGCACTTGCGCCGCGCTGAGCGGCTGCTACCTCACCGTCCATGATGACCTGGAGCGGTTGATGGCGGACCGCGAGCCCCTCCGCACCGACAACCTGATGTTGCGCGTGCGGCAACACTCCCCGCCTGAGCGACTGCCGCGCTCGTAG
- a CDS encoding reverse transcriptase family protein has protein sequence MTGVEFPFKTIRDERDLAQHLECEANTLLFLADPSRQHEFYAELRIPKRKRGGFRLVYRSREDVLSRIHKALAVAVADAARFRPCVQGFVKKRSIVTNARQHLGKQLLLHADIEHFFESIRLPSVISCFQSLGCRPQVAELLGRLCTRKEVLPQGAHASPVLANIACRHLDQDFEQLAEVHGCTYTRYADDLTFSGDEVPEEGNIQSILAGYGFKLRDGKCRRQQRGRGQFVTGLSVGDPVGPRIPKKMKRQLRRDLHYATRYGLEDHLRHVGRPTVDPWEEYSVLEGRTRYLASVEPKIASAMWKQLVRIRAQLDKSADTGSEEAPS, from the coding sequence ATGACGGGCGTCGAATTCCCCTTCAAGACCATTCGCGACGAGCGGGATCTCGCACAACATCTGGAGTGTGAAGCCAACACGCTCCTCTTCCTCGCGGACCCGAGCCGCCAGCACGAGTTCTACGCGGAGCTTCGGATTCCGAAGCGGAAGCGAGGGGGATTCCGACTCGTCTACCGCTCCAGGGAGGACGTGCTATCGCGGATTCACAAGGCCCTGGCCGTCGCGGTGGCGGATGCAGCTCGCTTTCGTCCCTGTGTTCAGGGCTTCGTCAAGAAGCGCTCCATCGTGACCAACGCCCGGCAGCACCTGGGCAAGCAACTGCTGCTCCATGCCGATATCGAGCACTTCTTCGAGTCCATCAGGCTGCCGTCCGTCATCTCTTGCTTCCAGTCCCTGGGTTGTCGGCCCCAGGTCGCGGAGCTGCTCGGTCGGCTCTGCACGCGCAAGGAAGTGCTGCCGCAGGGGGCTCACGCGAGTCCCGTGCTCGCGAACATCGCCTGCCGCCATCTCGACCAGGACTTCGAACAGCTCGCCGAGGTCCATGGATGCACATACACCCGCTATGCCGACGACCTCACCTTCTCGGGGGATGAAGTACCCGAGGAGGGGAACATCCAGTCCATCCTGGCGGGCTACGGATTCAAGCTCCGGGATGGAAAGTGCCGGCGCCAGCAGCGCGGACGGGGACAATTCGTGACCGGGCTCTCGGTGGGAGACCCGGTGGGTCCGCGGATTCCCAAGAAGATGAAGCGACAACTCCGGCGCGACCTCCACTACGCCACGCGCTACGGACTGGAAGACCACCTGCGCCACGTTGGCCGTCCAACGGTCGACCCCTGGGAGGAGTACTCGGTGCTCGAGGGGCGGACGCGATACCTGGCATCCGTCGAACCGAAGATCGCCAGCGCGATGTGGAAGCAGCTCGTGCGGATTCGTGCGCAGTTGGACAAGTCGGCGGACACCGGCTCGGAGGAGGCTCCTTCCTGA
- a CDS encoding methyltransferase, which yields MTSPTVHPAQRIVDLSFGFILSGALSSVAELGVADKLAQGPRSAASLAEELGVHAQSLYRVLRLLASVEVFSEDEAGLFSLTPAAEYLRTEAPGSLRAGVRMLTQRLFWAPTGEMVDTVRTGQTPFDRIFGKPFFDYLNQDSVQSTVFHQGMSSISDMENGTIAASYDFTGLSSVVDVGGGHGGFLIEVLKRAPQVRGVLFDHAQVLADARIAQAGFSERCALVEGDFFQSVPRGADAYVLKRILHDWNDESCVGILRHCREAMAKGGRVLVLDTIIPPGNAPHGGKVLDVMMLASLPGRERTEEDFRKLFAQAGLKLSRSLPTPTTISITEAVAA from the coding sequence ATGACTTCACCTACCGTGCATCCCGCGCAGCGCATCGTCGATTTGAGTTTTGGTTTCATCCTCTCGGGCGCGCTGTCCTCCGTGGCGGAGCTGGGCGTCGCGGACAAGCTGGCCCAGGGGCCTCGGAGCGCCGCCTCGCTCGCGGAGGAGCTGGGCGTCCATGCCCAATCCCTGTACCGGGTCCTCCGGCTGCTCGCGAGCGTGGAGGTGTTCTCCGAGGATGAAGCGGGCCTCTTCTCGCTGACCCCCGCCGCCGAATACCTGCGCACCGAAGCCCCTGGCTCCCTGCGCGCCGGGGTGCGGATGCTCACACAGCGCCTCTTCTGGGCGCCCACCGGAGAGATGGTCGACACGGTCCGCACCGGACAGACGCCGTTCGACCGCATCTTCGGCAAGCCCTTCTTCGACTATCTCAACCAGGACTCCGTCCAGAGCACCGTCTTCCACCAGGGCATGTCCAGCATCTCCGACATGGAGAACGGCACCATCGCCGCCAGCTACGACTTCACGGGACTGAGCAGCGTGGTGGACGTGGGCGGAGGACACGGCGGCTTCCTCATCGAGGTGCTCAAGCGGGCGCCCCAGGTGCGCGGCGTCCTCTTCGACCATGCCCAGGTGCTCGCCGACGCGCGCATCGCCCAGGCGGGGTTCTCCGAGCGGTGTGCACTGGTGGAGGGGGACTTCTTCCAGTCCGTGCCCAGGGGCGCGGACGCCTACGTCCTCAAGCGCATCCTCCACGACTGGAACGATGAGTCGTGCGTTGGCATCCTCCGGCACTGCCGCGAGGCCATGGCGAAAGGAGGGCGTGTCCTCGTCCTCGACACCATCATTCCTCCCGGCAACGCGCCGCATGGAGGCAAGGTGCTGGACGTGATGATGCTGGCGTCACTGCCAGGGAGGGAGCGCACGGAGGAGGACTTCCGCAAGCTCTTCGCGCAGGCGGGACTCAAGCTCTCGCGCAGCCTCCCCACGCCGACCACCATCAGCATCACGGAGGCTGTCGCGGCCTAG
- a CDS encoding YgaP family membrane protein encodes MKRNVGNVERLLRALGGLVLVVCAVMAPLPLAVRLAALGGLGVYLLFSALAGSCLGYALMGRSTCPIEPGR; translated from the coding sequence ATGAAGCGAAACGTCGGGAATGTGGAGCGGCTGTTGAGGGCCCTGGGCGGGCTGGTGTTGGTCGTGTGTGCGGTCATGGCACCGCTCCCGCTGGCAGTCCGGCTCGCGGCCCTCGGAGGGCTGGGGGTGTATCTGCTCTTCTCGGCCCTGGCGGGGAGTTGCCTGGGCTACGCCCTGATGGGGCGTTCGACGTGCCCCATCGAGCCTGGACGTTGA
- a CDS encoding DMP19 family protein encodes MISASLTSSSLMMGGSSPGTTVGRERMTPDDNRIIDVGFDEERILLHLADGRVLPLPLSGFLRVAKATPEQRLAWALTEDGRGVNWPALWPPAADGMISVWSIEQDALYERALARLQHAHRDLSALPRAERELVALWRMEADINNGGFMQFLCNWGEETCHLAIEALGGIGAQGTQQCLKDMLQVVAHHGETEERVSLSDLPGMLTDAERERLYALDQAFWKYPESLARRVVRHYAPRVS; translated from the coding sequence GTGATTTCCGCCTCACTGACGTCGAGCTCGCTCATGATGGGGGGCTCCTCACCTGGAACGACCGTGGGCCGTGAACGCATGACGCCAGACGACAATCGCATCATCGATGTGGGCTTTGACGAGGAACGCATCCTGTTGCACCTGGCGGATGGCCGTGTGTTGCCCCTCCCTCTCAGCGGCTTCCTCCGCGTCGCCAAGGCCACGCCCGAGCAGCGGCTGGCGTGGGCCCTCACCGAAGACGGCCGAGGCGTGAACTGGCCGGCGCTCTGGCCTCCCGCCGCCGACGGGATGATCAGCGTCTGGAGCATCGAGCAGGACGCGCTCTATGAGCGGGCCCTCGCGCGGCTGCAACACGCCCACAGGGATTTGTCTGCCCTGCCGCGGGCCGAGCGCGAGCTGGTCGCGCTCTGGCGAATGGAAGCCGACATCAACAACGGCGGCTTCATGCAGTTTCTCTGCAACTGGGGCGAAGAGACCTGCCACCTGGCCATCGAGGCGCTGGGTGGGATTGGCGCCCAGGGCACGCAACAATGCCTGAAAGACATGCTGCAGGTCGTCGCCCACCATGGTGAGACGGAGGAGAGGGTCTCCCTGTCCGACCTGCCCGGCATGCTGACCGACGCTGAACGAGAGCGGCTGTACGCGTTGGACCAGGCGTTCTGGAAGTATCCCGAGTCGCTCGCCAGGCGGGTCGTGCGTCACTACGCTCCTCGAGTGAGTTGA
- a CDS encoding NAD(P)-dependent oxidoreductase has translation MPASRPTRIAVIGSGLMGTALSRAFAAAGHEVAVWNRTHAKAKAVGGGTVAFENLREALAGRELVVVSLSNYAASAELFSSEGIAAALAGTTLVQLTSGSPSDARSGLEWAKRHGVDYLDAAILAYPGFVATDYATVFYAGSRAVFDRHHQTLQAIARNSVYVDEQIGSAATLDCAILEAYYGGCLSMLHAAAMCKAEGLDPKLFFAQKNSFLGLVSVTADAAQDMVARDDFSGDQCSLNTHVAAIEHIVRLSRDARISARFPQELLENYRRALGAGLGAQELPAVFRTLTQE, from the coding sequence ATGCCAGCCAGCCGTCCGACGAGAATCGCGGTGATTGGAAGTGGCCTCATGGGGACCGCGCTGTCGCGAGCATTCGCGGCGGCGGGTCATGAGGTGGCTGTGTGGAACAGGACTCACGCCAAGGCGAAGGCCGTGGGAGGTGGCACCGTCGCATTCGAGAACCTGCGCGAGGCCCTCGCTGGTCGGGAGCTGGTCGTCGTCTCGCTGTCGAACTACGCGGCCAGCGCCGAGCTGTTCTCCTCCGAAGGCATCGCGGCGGCGCTCGCGGGGACCACTCTCGTCCAGCTCACGAGCGGCTCACCTTCGGATGCGCGCAGTGGACTGGAGTGGGCGAAGCGACACGGCGTGGACTATCTGGACGCGGCGATTCTCGCCTACCCGGGCTTCGTCGCCACCGACTACGCCACCGTCTTCTACGCCGGGTCGCGCGCCGTCTTCGACCGGCACCACCAGACGCTGCAGGCGATTGCCCGGAACTCCGTGTACGTCGATGAGCAGATCGGCTCCGCGGCGACACTCGACTGCGCGATTCTCGAGGCCTACTACGGCGGCTGTCTGTCGATGCTCCACGCCGCGGCGATGTGCAAGGCCGAGGGCCTGGACCCGAAGCTGTTCTTCGCCCAGAAGAACTCGTTCCTCGGGCTGGTCTCCGTCACCGCCGACGCCGCGCAGGACATGGTCGCGCGCGATGACTTCTCGGGGGACCAGTGCAGCCTGAACACCCACGTCGCCGCCATCGAGCACATCGTCCGGCTGAGCCGCGATGCACGCATCAGCGCGCGATTCCCCCAGGAGCTGCTCGAGAACTATCGGCGAGCGCTCGGCGCGGGATTGGGCGCGCAGGAGCTGCCCGCGGTGTTCCGCACCCTGACCCAGGAGTGA
- a CDS encoding GlxA family transcriptional regulator gives MASEPPLTRIAVLALDGCVASSVTGPLDVFAMANLLSQEQGHEAPFAAELVSPRPGPARSFHGLMLAAARVPEATERFDVVLVPAAVGHVESLVAEQAAATWMQAQHARGAKLAAVCAGVFLLAETGLLEGREATTHWGLAQRFAARYPRVSLKPELLLVDLGDVLTAGGVTAYLDLSLHLVSKQASPELAALCAKMLLVEPGRRFQAPYAVHAAPRDHGDSAVLRAQEWLEAHLHGPVTLTGAASAASLGERTLLRRFRKATGDTPLDYVQRLRIEAARRLLETTPRTVEDISLAVGYADTTAFRRRFKARTGLTPDAYRRRFALR, from the coding sequence ATGGCCTCCGAGCCCCCTTTGACGCGCATCGCGGTCCTGGCCCTGGATGGATGTGTCGCGTCCAGCGTCACCGGTCCCCTGGATGTGTTCGCCATGGCGAACCTCCTCAGCCAGGAACAGGGCCACGAGGCGCCCTTCGCCGCGGAGCTCGTCTCCCCTCGCCCCGGTCCCGCCCGGAGCTTCCATGGCCTGATGCTCGCGGCGGCGCGCGTGCCGGAGGCCACGGAGCGATTCGACGTCGTCCTCGTCCCCGCGGCCGTGGGCCACGTGGAGAGCCTCGTGGCCGAGCAGGCCGCCGCGACCTGGATGCAAGCGCAACATGCGCGAGGCGCGAAGCTGGCGGCCGTCTGCGCCGGGGTCTTCCTGCTCGCGGAGACAGGACTCCTGGAAGGCCGGGAGGCCACCACCCACTGGGGGCTCGCCCAGCGCTTCGCGGCCCGCTATCCCCGCGTGTCGCTCAAGCCCGAGCTGCTCCTGGTGGACCTCGGTGATGTGCTCACCGCGGGTGGCGTCACCGCCTACCTCGACCTCTCCCTGCACCTCGTCTCGAAGCAGGCTTCACCGGAGCTGGCGGCGCTCTGCGCGAAGATGCTCCTGGTCGAACCAGGCCGCAGGTTCCAGGCCCCCTACGCGGTGCACGCAGCACCGAGGGACCACGGAGACTCCGCCGTCCTGCGCGCACAGGAATGGCTGGAGGCCCACCTGCATGGGCCGGTGACACTGACGGGCGCCGCCAGTGCCGCGAGCCTGGGCGAGCGGACCCTCTTGCGCCGCTTCCGCAAGGCCACGGGCGACACGCCGCTCGACTACGTCCAGCGCCTGCGCATCGAGGCCGCTCGGCGCCTGCTGGAGACCACGCCTCGCACCGTGGAGGACATCTCCCTGGCCGTGGGCTACGCGGACACCACCGCGTTCCGCCGCCGATTCAAGGCCCGCACCGGACTGACACCCGATGCCTATCGGCGGCGGTTCGCGCTGCGCTGA
- a CDS encoding SIR2 family protein, with amino-acid sequence MSFDHLRFDDVLPYLASAYRSSRLVPFIGSGMSVGACTGWQKFVEALVATSGVPHSKPPGAGDMDSAAMYRLADKAVLGLSAMPLAKRIEAYRAALNVDAKSPGQCAIPAQTEALAQCYWPLVLSTNYDDLYIASRMRQSDPAEMTTTARLGSSAHGKENEIAETDIPEVLGRSVEDCHKVIRSLDSPSRPILWALQGFLGGQAEKLSALYRSRVLDKPRHLELAGQVVVGHQQYQHATNAQPHFRRSFAEVFSRRSLLFVGSGILEEYLVNLFGEIAHHYGPGPHPHFALFCRQSFGARKEPPDPRFFQTRLGITPVVYDTYAELPDLLNRLAEAVGKRPSRSAPGTASPVSWMPDELGFSLVDGLNKPSPTGGVKRGGPAVAPRKLRLRYASLPVPTAKDECVIVSTGRSARHKRPIHGRQAKDLLTRARGAGLLKTTAAGQWEAFRGGSTPPLAFRFGDAPIFAVAARVDPPTSRPHPDDPEDSRDLGIIMSAVSESLRMAEQAGFTRVHIGPVASGQYRLWTPLHPFIQTLAGVRHFFAQHPNSRIQQVELYVFSPGVWFPVVAGKIPVGEILSSNVMKVWVDVRNAEGASELFAVTLGGTSAPVTVRTLKELCGLPVDRMDAEILPRSGKSDPSHDDDRVVTPASIVVFSPRA; translated from the coding sequence GTGAGCTTCGACCACCTGCGCTTCGATGATGTCCTGCCCTACCTCGCCAGTGCCTACCGGAGCAGCAGGCTGGTGCCCTTCATCGGGTCGGGGATGAGCGTGGGGGCCTGCACGGGCTGGCAGAAGTTCGTCGAGGCGCTGGTGGCCACGTCCGGAGTGCCCCACTCGAAGCCCCCGGGCGCTGGAGACATGGATAGCGCGGCAATGTACCGCCTCGCGGACAAGGCCGTGCTGGGGTTGAGCGCCATGCCCCTGGCGAAGCGAATCGAGGCCTACCGCGCGGCCCTCAATGTGGACGCCAAGTCCCCCGGCCAATGTGCCATCCCCGCGCAGACCGAGGCGCTTGCCCAGTGCTACTGGCCGCTCGTCCTGAGCACCAACTACGACGACCTCTACATCGCGAGCCGGATGCGCCAGTCCGACCCGGCGGAGATGACCACCACGGCGCGCCTGGGCTCCTCCGCGCATGGCAAGGAGAATGAAATCGCGGAGACGGACATCCCCGAGGTGCTCGGCCGAAGCGTGGAGGATTGCCACAAGGTGATTCGCTCCCTGGACTCACCGAGCCGGCCCATCCTCTGGGCCCTCCAGGGGTTCCTCGGAGGACAGGCCGAGAAGCTCTCCGCGCTCTACCGCTCGCGCGTGCTCGACAAGCCACGACACCTCGAGCTGGCGGGTCAGGTGGTCGTGGGCCACCAGCAGTACCAACACGCCACCAACGCGCAGCCACACTTCCGCCGCTCCTTCGCGGAGGTCTTCTCCCGACGCTCGTTGCTCTTCGTCGGCTCCGGCATCCTCGAGGAGTACCTCGTCAACCTCTTCGGGGAGATTGCACATCACTACGGCCCCGGGCCGCATCCCCACTTCGCGCTGTTCTGCCGGCAGTCCTTCGGCGCCAGGAAGGAGCCGCCGGATCCCCGCTTCTTCCAGACGCGGCTGGGTATCACTCCCGTCGTCTATGACACCTACGCGGAGCTTCCCGACCTGCTCAACCGGCTGGCGGAGGCCGTGGGCAAGCGCCCCAGCCGCTCGGCCCCGGGGACAGCCAGCCCCGTCTCCTGGATGCCGGATGAGCTGGGCTTCAGCCTGGTCGACGGTCTCAACAAGCCGAGCCCCACGGGCGGCGTGAAGCGCGGTGGCCCTGCCGTGGCACCTCGCAAGCTTCGGCTCCGGTATGCCTCGCTGCCCGTTCCGACAGCGAAGGACGAGTGCGTCATCGTCAGCACGGGGCGGAGTGCCCGCCACAAGCGTCCCATCCATGGCCGCCAGGCCAAGGACCTTCTCACGAGAGCCCGTGGCGCGGGGCTCCTCAAGACCACGGCAGCAGGTCAGTGGGAGGCCTTTCGGGGCGGCTCCACGCCTCCGCTGGCCTTCCGGTTTGGCGATGCGCCCATCTTCGCCGTCGCGGCTCGCGTCGACCCTCCGACGTCGCGACCGCATCCCGACGACCCCGAGGACAGTCGGGACCTGGGCATCATCATGAGCGCGGTGTCCGAGTCCCTGCGCATGGCGGAACAAGCGGGCTTCACCCGCGTGCACATCGGCCCGGTGGCCTCGGGGCAGTACCGCCTGTGGACGCCCCTGCACCCGTTCATCCAGACACTCGCGGGGGTGCGCCACTTCTTCGCACAGCATCCGAACTCACGCATCCAGCAGGTCGAGCTCTACGTCTTCTCGCCAGGAGTCTGGTTCCCGGTGGTCGCCGGGAAGATTCCGGTGGGAGAGATTCTCTCCTCGAACGTGATGAAGGTCTGGGTCGACGTGAGGAATGCCGAGGGTGCCTCGGAGCTCTTCGCGGTGACGCTCGGAGGGACATCAGCGCCCGTGACGGTGAGGACGCTCAAGGAACTCTGTGGCCTGCCCGTGGACCGCATGGATGCGGAAATCCTCCCACGCTCGGGCAAGAGCGACCCGTCCCACGACGACGACCGGGTGGTCACCCCGGCCTCCATCGTCGTCTTCTCGCCCCGCGCTTGA
- a CDS encoding cysteine hydrolase family protein, with amino-acid sequence MAKTLENTALVLIDIQNDYFPGGRFELDRSDAAAVQARAALDFFRERNLPVIHVQHISMQPGATFFLPGTQGAEIHPRVEPRPGEAVVLKHFPNSFRETDLQERLRALGVKQLVVTGMMTLMCVDATVRAAADLGYPVTVLHDACAARALEFNGQTASAPQVHAAFLAALGMAYAQVVSTGDFLAQAGGR; translated from the coding sequence ATGGCGAAGACCTTGGAGAACACGGCGCTGGTGCTCATCGACATCCAGAATGATTACTTCCCGGGAGGGCGGTTCGAGCTCGACCGCTCCGACGCCGCGGCGGTCCAGGCCCGGGCGGCGCTGGACTTCTTCCGTGAGCGGAACCTGCCCGTCATCCACGTGCAGCACATCTCGATGCAGCCGGGCGCCACGTTCTTCCTGCCGGGGACGCAGGGGGCGGAGATTCATCCTCGTGTCGAGCCTCGTCCGGGTGAAGCCGTGGTGCTCAAGCACTTCCCCAACAGCTTCCGGGAGACAGACCTGCAGGAGCGCCTGCGGGCGCTGGGCGTGAAGCAGTTGGTGGTGACAGGGATGATGACGCTCATGTGCGTGGACGCCACGGTGCGCGCGGCGGCGGACCTGGGCTACCCCGTGACGGTGCTCCACGATGCCTGCGCGGCCCGAGCGCTGGAGTTCAACGGACAGACGGCCTCCGCGCCCCAGGTCCACGCCGCGTTCCTCGCGGCGCTCGGCATGGCCTACGCCCAGGTGGTCTCCACCGGCGATTTCCTGGCCCAGGCGGGCGGGCGCTGA